A region from the Lolium perenne isolate Kyuss_39 chromosome 4, Kyuss_2.0, whole genome shotgun sequence genome encodes:
- the LOC127348448 gene encoding uncharacterized protein, with the protein MASNKLALPVALLLCGLMAIGSLQTTDAEFCPTYDCQVAKYMTCPSSGSRQLFPACNCCFARNMEKGCIIYYNNGTMSDCSKQ; encoded by the exons ATGGCGTCCAACAAGCTTGCTCTTCCGGTGGCTCTCCTGCTCTGCG GGCTCATGGCGATTGGATCCCTACAGACCACGGATGCGGAGTTTTGCCCAACATACGACTGCCAGGTTGCCAAGTACATGACGTGCCCGTCGTCGGGAAGCAGGCAGCTGTTTCCGGCGTGCAACTGCTGCTTCGCCCGCAACATGGAGAAAGGATGCATCATCTACTACAACAACGGGACCATGTCGGATTGCAGTAAACAGTGA